Proteins encoded in a region of the Leptolyngbya subtilissima AS-A7 genome:
- the cofH gene encoding 7,8-didemethyl-8-hydroxy-5-deazariboflavin synthase subunit CofH, with product MEIEQILAKALAGGDITPTEGVALLQPQDPAALAAIRDTADILRQRQVGETVTYVVNRNINFTNICEQHCSFCAFRRDAEAEGAYWLDVAPMLEKTTEAVAVGATEICMQGGLNPDAKINGRSLNYYLKLVDTIKGSFPALHLHAFSPQEVQFIARQDGLSYRDVLLAFKDAGVGSLPGTAAEVLDDEVRRVLCPEKIDSATWLEIVGLAHEMGLPTTSTMLSGHIETPVQQIIHLEKLRQLQRQSLEAGYSAAITEFIVLPFVGQEAPKPLRRRVGHDQPVLSDALLLMAVARIYLGNWIVNHQPSWVKLGLSGATEALTWGCNDIGGTLMEEHITTMAGAQGGTCMTVAELRGAIASLGRPARQRDTLYGFVDGSGETLSTSASVGNTASARQSRSQSLTA from the coding sequence ATGGAAATTGAGCAGATTCTCGCTAAGGCATTGGCTGGTGGCGATATTACCCCGACTGAGGGTGTAGCGCTTTTGCAGCCGCAGGATCCTGCGGCCCTGGCGGCGATTCGCGACACGGCTGACATCCTACGCCAGCGGCAGGTGGGTGAGACCGTCACCTATGTGGTCAACCGCAACATTAACTTCACCAATATCTGTGAGCAACACTGTAGCTTCTGTGCCTTTCGTCGCGATGCCGAAGCGGAGGGGGCTTACTGGCTCGACGTTGCCCCCATGCTCGAAAAAACCACCGAGGCCGTTGCTGTAGGAGCTACAGAAATCTGTATGCAGGGCGGGTTGAACCCTGACGCCAAAATCAACGGCCGCTCCCTGAACTACTACCTGAAGCTGGTGGACACCATCAAGGGCTCGTTCCCGGCCCTGCACCTGCATGCCTTCTCGCCCCAGGAGGTGCAGTTCATCGCCCGCCAGGACGGGCTGAGCTATCGCGACGTGCTGCTGGCCTTTAAGGATGCTGGAGTGGGGTCACTGCCGGGAACGGCGGCGGAGGTGCTCGACGATGAGGTGCGGCGGGTGCTGTGCCCCGAGAAAATCGACAGCGCCACCTGGCTGGAGATTGTGGGGCTGGCCCATGAGATGGGGCTACCCACCACCAGCACCATGCTGTCGGGTCACATTGAAACCCCCGTTCAGCAAATCATTCACCTAGAAAAGCTGCGTCAGCTCCAGCGCCAGTCTTTAGAGGCGGGCTATTCTGCGGCGATCACTGAATTTATTGTGCTGCCCTTTGTGGGCCAGGAGGCCCCTAAGCCCCTGCGCCGCCGAGTGGGGCACGACCAGCCAGTGCTGTCCGATGCGCTGCTGCTGATGGCAGTAGCCCGCATTTACTTGGGTAACTGGATTGTCAACCATCAGCCCAGCTGGGTAAAACTCGGGCTGAGCGGTGCTACTGAGGCGTTGACCTGGGGCTGCAACGACATCGGCGGCACTCTGATGGAAGAGCACATCACCACCATGGCCGGAGCCCAGGGGGGAACCTGCATGACGGTGGCGGAACTGCGTGGGGCGATCGCTAGCCTAGGCCGCCCAGCCCGCCAGCGCGACACCCTCTACGGATTTGTCGATGGGTCTGGGGAAACGCTTTCGACCTCAGCATCGGTTGGAAACACTGCCTCAGCCCGACAGTCGCGTAGCCAAAGCCTCACCGCCTGA
- the thiL gene encoding thiamine-phosphate kinase, whose translation MEHPQTIAELGELGLLKRLFRYCPGDMIGDDGAVVALPAGRHLVVTTDVLVEGVHFSDRTTAPADVGWRAVAANLSDLAAMGATPEGITVGLSLPGHTPLAWVEGLYQGMADCLNRWGGVVLGGDLCRADAVSVAITALGSVAPQRALYRSKAQAGQAIVVTGYHGLSRAGLELLLHPDRGTEVAQADRDRWIAAHQRPQPRLDAIAALWQVLGASADAGAIAVMDSSDGLANAVLQLCQASVVGAVLRESDLPLDEALVDWVGRSQALDWCLYGGEDFELVLCLPWPQAEALQAALGNGCAIVGETTGAAEVELWPSDGATPKVLSFNQGFQHFG comes from the coding sequence ATGGAACATCCGCAAACCATTGCTGAATTAGGGGAGCTGGGGCTGCTGAAGCGGCTGTTTCGCTACTGCCCTGGGGACATGATTGGTGACGACGGAGCGGTAGTGGCCCTGCCTGCGGGGCGGCACCTAGTGGTGACTACCGATGTGCTAGTAGAGGGAGTGCATTTTAGCGATCGCACCACTGCCCCCGCCGATGTAGGCTGGCGAGCCGTGGCCGCCAATCTGTCAGACTTGGCGGCGATGGGCGCTACCCCCGAGGGCATTACCGTGGGCCTGAGCCTGCCGGGGCATACGCCCCTAGCGTGGGTAGAGGGGCTTTATCAGGGGATGGCAGACTGCCTAAACCGCTGGGGTGGGGTGGTGCTCGGTGGCGATCTGTGCCGGGCCGACGCCGTCAGCGTGGCCATTACCGCCCTGGGCAGCGTTGCTCCCCAGCGGGCGCTGTACCGCAGTAAGGCCCAAGCGGGGCAGGCGATTGTGGTGACGGGCTACCACGGTCTGTCGCGGGCAGGGCTAGAGCTATTGCTGCATCCCGATCGGGGAACTGAGGTGGCCCAGGCCGATCGCGATCGCTGGATTGCTGCCCACCAAAGACCCCAGCCCCGGCTGGATGCGATCGCCGCCCTCTGGCAGGTGTTGGGGGCCAGCGCAGACGCCGGAGCGATCGCCGTTATGGACTCCAGCGATGGACTGGCCAATGCAGTGCTGCAGCTGTGCCAGGCCAGCGTGGTCGGAGCCGTCCTGCGCGAGAGCGATCTTCCTTTGGATGAGGCGTTAGTCGATTGGGTGGGGCGATCGCAGGCCCTCGACTGGTGCCTCTACGGCGGCGAAGACTTTGAGCTGGTACTGTGTTTGCCCTGGCCCCAGGCTGAGGCCTTACAGGCAGCATTGGGGAATGGCTGTGCGATCGTGGGTGAGACGACGGGAGCGGCTGAGGTTGAGCTGTGGCCCAGCGACGGGGCTACCCCAAAGGTGCTCAGCTTTAATCAGGGATTTCAGCACTTCGGCTAA
- the pyrF gene encoding orotidine-5'-phosphate decarboxylase: MSMTVDQRIIVPLDVSSASAALDLVDALPEVSFWKVGLELFVSTGPSLIQELKARQKRIFLDLKFHDIPNTMAGACMAAGRYGVDLLTIHAAAGQEAMEAAQQAAIAGAEAVGVEPPLVLAVTLLTSIDPQTLAVELKIPLDSNSYALQMALLARDSGLKGVVCSPQEASQLRRFLPADFALVCPGVRPTWASSQDQRRTMTPVQALNAGATYLVIGRPITADPDPAAAFARICEECSTAIAP, encoded by the coding sequence ATGTCTATGACCGTTGACCAGCGCATCATTGTGCCCCTGGACGTGTCCTCAGCCTCAGCCGCCCTGGACTTGGTGGATGCCCTGCCCGAGGTGAGCTTTTGGAAGGTGGGTCTGGAGCTGTTTGTCAGCACCGGGCCAAGCCTGATTCAGGAGCTTAAGGCGCGGCAAAAGCGCATTTTTCTCGACCTCAAGTTCCACGATATTCCCAACACCATGGCCGGAGCCTGTATGGCAGCGGGGCGCTATGGGGTGGACCTGCTGACCATTCACGCGGCGGCGGGCCAGGAGGCCATGGAGGCCGCTCAGCAGGCTGCGATCGCCGGAGCTGAGGCCGTCGGCGTAGAGCCACCTCTGGTGCTGGCTGTTACCCTACTGACCAGCATTGACCCTCAAACTCTGGCAGTTGAGCTAAAAATTCCCCTGGACTCAAATAGCTACGCGCTGCAAATGGCTCTGCTCGCTAGAGACAGTGGCCTGAAAGGCGTGGTCTGCTCGCCCCAGGAGGCTAGCCAGCTGCGGCGGTTTTTGCCCGCCGACTTTGCCCTGGTGTGCCCCGGGGTACGCCCTACCTGGGCCAGCAGCCAGGACCAGCGCCGCACCATGACCCCAGTGCAAGCCCTCAATGCCGGGGCCACCTACCTGGTGATTGGCCGCCCGATCACCGCCGACCCCGACCCCGCTGCCGCCTTTGCGCGCATCTGCGAAGAATGTTCCACTGCGATCGCTCCCTAG
- a CDS encoding NAD-dependent epimerase/dehydratase family protein produces MKLFITGASGFLGKYVVAEAVRQGYTVKAVVRPAADASSLAWADHPAVELVRLDLRQGRGIAEALSDVNCVIHMAAVKGGDFYDRFAGTVLTTENLLGAMTTAAVKKLVATSTFSVYDYFNPAANRVIDEAFPIESEPEYRDAYAQTKLIQEDLMREWGAANGATVTLIRPGMIYGREALWNACHGADFGSKWLLIGPNALIPVTYVENCAEAIVLSVGSAAAAGEVINVVDDNLPTRRQFTKALVKRTENPPQVIPMPWGMMRSVSSLAWFVNQQLLKGKARLPGLLIPASLDARLKPFRYTNAKAKTTLNWTPRYTLETALDRSVSDQCLLSDMLAKASATPTLEPVAQG; encoded by the coding sequence ATGAAGCTGTTTATTACTGGAGCATCGGGATTTTTAGGCAAGTACGTGGTGGCTGAGGCGGTACGACAGGGCTACACCGTTAAGGCTGTGGTGCGCCCCGCCGCCGATGCCTCAAGTCTGGCCTGGGCTGACCACCCGGCGGTGGAGCTGGTGCGCCTCGACCTGCGCCAGGGCCGGGGCATTGCCGAAGCCCTCAGCGACGTTAACTGCGTCATTCACATGGCGGCGGTGAAGGGCGGCGATTTCTACGATCGCTTTGCGGGCACCGTGCTCACCACCGAAAACCTGCTGGGTGCTATGACCACCGCCGCTGTGAAAAAGTTGGTGGCCACCAGCACCTTCTCGGTGTATGACTACTTCAATCCTGCGGCTAATCGGGTGATTGACGAAGCCTTTCCTATCGAGTCTGAACCCGAGTATCGTGACGCCTACGCCCAAACTAAGCTGATTCAAGAAGACCTGATGCGCGAATGGGGCGCCGCCAACGGTGCTACCGTTACCCTAATTCGTCCCGGCATGATCTACGGGCGCGAAGCGCTATGGAACGCTTGCCACGGGGCCGATTTTGGTTCCAAATGGCTGCTCATTGGCCCTAATGCCCTAATTCCTGTCACCTATGTCGAAAACTGCGCCGAGGCCATTGTGCTGTCGGTGGGCAGTGCTGCCGCCGCTGGCGAAGTGATCAACGTGGTAGACGACAATTTGCCCACCCGCCGCCAATTCACCAAAGCCCTGGTGAAGCGTACCGAAAACCCACCCCAGGTCATCCCCATGCCCTGGGGTATGATGCGCAGCGTCTCCAGTTTGGCCTGGTTCGTGAATCAGCAATTGCTCAAGGGCAAGGCGCGCCTGCCGGGTCTGCTGATTCCCGCCAGCCTGGATGCGCGACTAAAGCCCTTTCGTTACACCAACGCCAAGGCTAAGACAACGCTAAACTGGACCCCTCGCTATACCCTGGAGACCGCCCTCGATCGCAGCGTTAGCGACCAGTGCCTGCTGAGCGACATGCTGGCCAAGGCTTCTGCCACCCCAACCCTAGAGCCTGTCGCCCAAGGCTAA
- the accB gene encoding acetyl-CoA carboxylase biotin carboxyl carrier protein produces MELSVTDLRELVTALSQSDIVELTLKSSDFELTLRKPGAMVSAVAPAPVTPRVDAVAPAAPPVTEPVSAAPAAVPAAPPGKGSDLLPISSPMVGTFYRSPAPEEPAFVGVGDRITSGQTVCIIEAMKLMNELEAEISGEIVEILVENAQPVEFGQTLMLVRPV; encoded by the coding sequence GTGGAACTAAGCGTCACCGATCTAAGAGAGTTAGTCACCGCCCTGAGCCAGAGCGACATTGTGGAGCTCACCCTCAAAAGTTCAGATTTTGAGCTCACCCTCCGCAAGCCGGGGGCCATGGTGTCGGCGGTTGCACCGGCCCCTGTCACTCCCCGTGTAGACGCCGTCGCTCCCGCTGCCCCTCCAGTAACCGAGCCGGTGTCGGCAGCGCCCGCCGCCGTCCCTGCCGCTCCACCGGGCAAGGGCAGCGATCTGCTGCCCATCAGTTCCCCCATGGTGGGTACCTTCTACCGATCGCCTGCCCCCGAGGAACCAGCTTTTGTGGGCGTGGGCGATCGCATTACCAGCGGGCAAACCGTCTGTATCATCGAAGCCATGAAGCTGATGAATGAGCTAGAGGCCGAAATCAGCGGCGAAATCGTCGAGATTTTAGTAGAAAATGCCCAGCCTGTGGAGTTTGGTCAAACCCTGATGCTGGTACGCCCCGTCTAA
- a CDS encoding peptidylprolyl isomerase, which produces MNQQQSLGWATLVRLGWGLAVVVGVWLGSLSPALALPAGPLVAYLPPGNAITDSRALLRYSLPIDNSDIRTVQATLEGLSEWLRSKRWGPMAKDLTKLERVLVRGREAMLAAVPDGKRAAAISYLDDIQAQLVPLKEAVEQRDRATVQDKRSAMLDDVSRIEELMVKAFPFEVPEKYSNLPQLKGRATVEITTNKGTMQAVIDGYSAPVTGGNFVDLVQRGFYDGMEFTRAEDNYVLQTGDPDGSEDGFIDPKTKAYRAIPLEILVKGDDEPIYGNTLEELGRFLDAPVLPFSAFGTLGMARPNDDPNGASSQFFFFLFEPEMTPAGLNLLDGRYSVFGYVVENKEALDQMTQGDRIESIRVVSGAENLVQPS; this is translated from the coding sequence ATGAATCAACAGCAGAGTTTAGGCTGGGCCACCTTGGTGCGGCTGGGATGGGGATTAGCTGTAGTGGTGGGGGTGTGGCTGGGCTCTCTATCTCCAGCCCTGGCATTACCTGCCGGGCCACTGGTGGCCTACCTGCCGCCGGGCAATGCCATTACCGACAGTCGTGCCCTGCTGCGCTACTCACTGCCCATCGACAACTCCGACATTCGCACGGTGCAGGCCACCCTAGAGGGCCTGTCAGAGTGGCTGCGGAGCAAGCGCTGGGGGCCTATGGCCAAAGACCTGACCAAGCTGGAGCGGGTGTTGGTCCGCGGCCGCGAAGCGATGCTGGCAGCAGTGCCCGACGGCAAGCGGGCGGCGGCGATTTCCTACCTCGACGATATTCAGGCTCAGCTAGTGCCCCTCAAGGAGGCGGTGGAGCAGCGCGATCGCGCCACCGTGCAGGACAAGCGGTCGGCCATGCTCGACGATGTCAGCCGTATTGAAGAGCTGATGGTAAAGGCCTTTCCCTTTGAGGTGCCGGAGAAGTACAGCAACCTGCCCCAGCTCAAGGGGCGAGCCACAGTAGAAATCACCACCAACAAAGGCACTATGCAGGCGGTGATCGACGGCTACAGCGCTCCAGTGACCGGCGGCAACTTTGTCGATCTGGTGCAGCGGGGCTTCTATGACGGCATGGAGTTTACCCGTGCCGAAGACAACTACGTGCTACAAACCGGCGATCCAGATGGCTCTGAGGATGGCTTTATTGACCCCAAAACTAAGGCCTACCGGGCAATCCCGCTAGAAATTTTGGTGAAGGGCGACGACGAGCCGATCTACGGCAACACCCTAGAAGAGCTGGGCCGCTTTCTAGACGCACCAGTGCTGCCCTTCTCAGCCTTTGGCACCCTGGGTATGGCCCGCCCCAACGATGACCCCAACGGCGCGTCATCGCAGTTTTTCTTCTTTTTGTTTGAGCCGGAGATGACCCCAGCAGGTCTCAACCTGCTCGATGGTCGCTACTCGGTGTTTGGCTACGTGGTGGAGAACAAAGAGGCGCTTGACCAGATGACCCAGGGCGATCGCATTGAGTCGATTCGGGTGGTGTCTGGGGCAGAGAATCTAGTCCAGCCTTCCTAG
- the efp gene encoding elongation factor P, translated as MISSNDFRTGTSIELDGSVWRVVEFLHVKPGKGSAFVRTKLKNVKTGNTVDKTFRAGETVPQAVIEKRDMQHTYREGEDLVFMDMETYEEVRLTTNEIGPQVKYLKEEMSVSVVSWNGQILEVELPNSIVLEVTQTDPGVKGDTATGGTKPAILETGAQVMVPLFISIGERIKVDTRTDAYLGRE; from the coding sequence ATGATCTCCAGCAACGACTTTCGCACCGGTACCTCCATTGAGCTAGACGGTTCCGTCTGGCGTGTAGTCGAGTTTCTCCACGTCAAACCCGGCAAGGGCTCTGCCTTCGTGCGCACCAAGCTTAAAAACGTCAAAACCGGCAACACCGTTGACAAGACCTTTCGGGCTGGTGAAACCGTACCCCAGGCGGTAATCGAAAAGAGAGATATGCAGCACACCTACAGGGAGGGCGAAGACCTGGTGTTCATGGATATGGAGACCTACGAGGAGGTCCGCCTCACCACCAATGAAATCGGTCCTCAGGTGAAATACCTCAAGGAAGAGATGAGCGTCAGCGTCGTCAGCTGGAACGGGCAAATCTTGGAAGTTGAGCTGCCCAACTCCATCGTGCTTGAGGTCACCCAAACCGACCCTGGCGTCAAGGGCGACACCGCTACCGGGGGTACCAAGCCTGCCATTCTCGAAACCGGTGCCCAGGTGATGGTGCCGCTGTTTATTTCGATCGGTGAGCGCATCAAAGTAGATACCCGCACCGACGCTTACCTAGGTCGCGAATAA
- a CDS encoding polysaccharide biosynthesis/export family protein: MGQYWVFVYCDRVPTVKAMVFCGLARGYRSGAAVQRLGRWGGLTGIWLVIAIAPAIAQTPPAALPDRLPGSSLRLESESLDNVFNDYRLGPGDGIFVSVQRFPDLSFPATLDIQGNVVLPLAGTLNLTGLTLEEARETIFDLYNQYVVNPDVSVILTTQRPVEVTVVGEVPRPGFYPLQAPQLSVALLTAGGSTTLADLRLVQVDRPLEGGDVLSRTIDLFTPLLQGEPIPQVRLQDGDVVTVPRLAPEDVESYDRALVASSTLARPEITIRVLNRAAGARGGEARFGAINLRNGSRFLDALAVAGVNPDVAAYNRIAVLRFNPETGSADTITVNATAAVNGDLSQNIPLQENDILVVDRNLLARVSYALNTFTQPFRDVLGFLLFFDSLTDSADSLFRP; encoded by the coding sequence ATGGGTCAATATTGGGTATTCGTCTACTGCGATCGCGTCCCTACGGTTAAGGCTATGGTTTTTTGTGGTTTGGCCAGAGGCTATAGGTCTGGGGCGGCCGTCCAGAGGCTAGGGCGCTGGGGTGGTCTGACGGGCATTTGGTTGGTAATTGCGATCGCCCCAGCGATCGCCCAGACTCCACCAGCGGCCTTACCCGATCGCCTCCCAGGTTCTAGCTTGAGGCTAGAATCCGAGAGCCTAGACAATGTCTTTAATGACTACCGCCTGGGGCCTGGAGACGGCATTTTTGTCAGCGTGCAGCGGTTTCCCGACCTGAGCTTTCCGGCCACCCTCGATATTCAGGGCAACGTGGTGCTGCCCCTAGCCGGCACCCTCAACCTCACCGGGCTCACCCTAGAAGAGGCTCGCGAAACAATTTTCGACCTCTACAACCAATACGTGGTCAATCCCGATGTATCGGTGATTCTCACCACCCAGCGCCCAGTGGAGGTGACTGTGGTAGGCGAGGTACCCCGTCCAGGGTTTTACCCCTTGCAGGCTCCGCAACTATCGGTGGCGCTGCTGACAGCGGGGGGCTCTACTACCCTTGCAGATCTGCGGCTAGTGCAAGTGGATCGGCCACTAGAGGGCGGTGACGTACTGTCGCGCACCATAGATTTGTTCACCCCCCTCCTTCAAGGTGAGCCCATTCCGCAGGTGCGGCTCCAGGATGGCGATGTGGTCACGGTGCCCCGTCTGGCCCCGGAGGACGTGGAGAGCTACGATCGCGCCCTAGTGGCCAGCTCAACCTTGGCCCGGCCTGAGATCACCATCCGAGTGCTCAACCGAGCCGCAGGGGCGCGGGGCGGAGAAGCCCGCTTTGGCGCCATTAATCTGCGCAACGGCAGCCGCTTTTTAGACGCGCTGGCCGTGGCAGGGGTTAACCCGGATGTAGCTGCCTACAACCGCATTGCCGTGCTGCGATTTAACCCCGAAACCGGCTCGGCCGATACGATTACGGTCAATGCGACGGCGGCGGTAAATGGCGATTTGAGCCAGAACATTCCCCTTCAGGAAAACGACATTCTGGTGGTTGACCGCAACCTGCTAGCGCGGGTCAGTTATGCTCTCAATACCTTTACTCAGCCCTTTCGCGATGTCCTGGGCTTTTTGCTCTTTTTTGACTCACTGACCGATTCAGCAGACTCGTTATTTAGACCCTAG
- a CDS encoding Gfo/Idh/MocA family protein, translating into MGKSLKAAVIGTGVISKQHLSFLDSSDHSELVGVCDLSAAAAKYAAETFHAGQAFTDYQAMLAETKPDVVHILTPPNTHQKLVTDCLNAQAHVICEKPITPTYEDFKTLWHLAQEKNLYLIENHNYRFNEAILKIEEMVKDGALGEVQEVEVRVALGYREAGGRFADRNLPNPVHKLPAGVVHDVITHMAYLLLRFMPEVDRVAAAWSNHGGGDLFKYDDLDAILLNGQQHARLRFTCYTKPECFTLFVRGSRGYAETDLFQPYLRTVIPRAGGEQLSPLINHFVNGWDLMGSSVKNFRNKVMQRTPYEGLHRLLDQTYAAILHNRPMPVSFEDMDKTNRLIETLLAEENRV; encoded by the coding sequence ATGGGTAAATCTCTAAAGGCTGCGGTCATTGGTACCGGCGTTATTTCCAAACAACATTTGAGCTTTTTAGATAGTTCTGACCACAGCGAGCTAGTCGGGGTGTGCGATCTATCTGCCGCCGCCGCTAAGTACGCCGCTGAGACATTTCATGCTGGCCAAGCCTTCACCGATTACCAGGCCATGCTGGCGGAAACCAAGCCTGACGTGGTTCACATCTTGACCCCGCCGAACACTCACCAAAAGTTAGTTACTGACTGCCTCAATGCCCAAGCTCACGTGATCTGCGAAAAGCCAATTACGCCCACCTATGAGGATTTCAAAACCCTCTGGCATTTGGCTCAAGAGAAAAACCTGTACCTGATCGAAAACCACAACTACCGGTTTAACGAAGCCATTCTCAAAATTGAGGAGATGGTCAAAGACGGTGCTCTAGGCGAGGTGCAAGAGGTCGAAGTGCGTGTTGCCCTAGGCTACCGCGAGGCAGGTGGGCGATTTGCCGATCGCAACTTGCCCAACCCTGTACACAAGCTGCCCGCTGGAGTCGTGCACGACGTCATTACCCACATGGCCTATCTGCTGCTGCGGTTTATGCCCGAGGTAGACCGAGTCGCAGCAGCTTGGAGCAACCACGGGGGCGGCGATCTATTTAAGTACGATGACCTTGATGCCATTTTGCTCAACGGCCAGCAGCACGCCCGCCTGCGGTTTACCTGCTACACCAAACCTGAGTGTTTTACTCTATTCGTCAGAGGTAGCCGAGGCTACGCCGAAACCGACCTGTTTCAGCCCTACCTACGCACCGTGATTCCTCGGGCCGGGGGTGAGCAACTGTCACCGCTGATCAACCACTTCGTCAACGGGTGGGACTTGATGGGTTCCAGCGTCAAAAACTTCCGCAACAAAGTCATGCAGCGCACCCCTTACGAGGGCCTGCACCGCTTGCTCGACCAGACCTATGCTGCCATTCTTCACAATCGGCCCATGCCGGTGAGCTTTGAAGATATGGACAAAACCAACCGACTAATCGAAACCCTACTTGCAGAGGAGAACCGCGTATGA